The following proteins are co-located in the Streptococcus anginosus genome:
- a CDS encoding Mor transcription activator family protein, whose translation MALEQTHPSDWNKIYMELASLIGKENTILLYTHYKGAYINFPMRLLSKEGLQRIVYSEFNGNNSRDIAKKYGYSVRHINRVVQEKSSSK comes from the coding sequence ATGGCATTAGAACAAACACACCCTAGTGATTGGAATAAAATTTATATGGAGTTGGCTTCATTGATAGGAAAAGAAAATACTATTCTGTTATACACTCATTATAAAGGAGCTTATATTAATTTTCCCATGAGATTGTTATCAAAGGAGGGATTACAAAGAATAGTTTATTCCGAATTTAATGGAAATAATTCAAGAGATATTGCAAAAAAATACGGGTATTCTGTTAGGCATATTAATAGAGTAGTACAAGAAAAAAGTAGTAGTAAGTAA
- a CDS encoding DUF1643 domain-containing protein: protein MAKKQSNANIKIEIIESSNRQHRYVLSKQWNNKPMVTVLTLYPNSSNLVGDDMTMMLITKNVYKLGYGGFYSVNLFSKYDIDKKNYLKATNVDNDDHILECVKKSSEIIFAYGSLPLKNKQVAYRLDNLYHLLENNQLDDKIRYLTDEHQEFCFHPLASQVRKKWYNVSKKGVS, encoded by the coding sequence ATGGCAAAAAAACAGTCAAATGCTAATATCAAAATAGAAATTATAGAGTCTAGCAATAGACAGCATAGATATGTTCTTAGTAAACAATGGAATAATAAGCCTATGGTTACAGTGCTAACTTTATACCCTAATTCTAGTAATTTGGTAGGAGATGATATGACAATGATGTTAATTACTAAAAATGTTTATAAGCTGGGGTATGGTGGCTTTTATAGTGTAAACTTATTTTCTAAGTATGATATTGATAAGAAAAACTATTTGAAAGCAACTAATGTAGATAACGACGACCATATATTGGAATGCGTGAAAAAATCATCTGAAATAATATTTGCTTATGGCTCATTACCCTTAAAAAATAAACAAGTAGCTTACCGACTTGATAACCTGTATCATTTGCTCGAAAATAATCAATTAGATGATAAAATAAGGTATTTAACAGACGAACATCAAGAGTTTTGTTTTCATCCATTGGCTAGTCAAGTAAGGAAAAAGTGGTATAATGTTAGTAAAAAAGGAGTAAGCTAG
- a CDS encoding recombinase family protein has product MKIGYIRASTKDQNLARQIEMMKQECVEKLFSEKVSGKDMNRKELKNLLEFAREGDEIIVASLDRLGRDYQDIKEIVRQLQQRCIKLTIVDAPFLNFNTGNNTLDTAMFDMFLSLLGYIAQNEREKILERQRQGIQLAKQRGVYKGRPIQYHEHAKNATDRLIYQNVKRMLDEQIPVTQIAKENGISRQTVYIIQKRIR; this is encoded by the coding sequence ATGAAAATAGGATATATTAGGGCATCAACTAAAGACCAAAACTTAGCTAGACAGATTGAAATGATGAAACAAGAGTGCGTTGAAAAGTTATTCAGTGAAAAAGTTAGCGGTAAAGATATGAACCGTAAAGAATTAAAAAATTTATTGGAATTTGCAAGAGAAGGTGATGAAATTATAGTAGCTTCTCTTGATAGATTAGGTAGAGACTATCAAGACATAAAAGAGATTGTCAGACAATTACAACAAAGGTGCATTAAATTAACTATAGTTGATGCGCCTTTTTTAAATTTCAATACAGGAAACAATACACTAGATACAGCTATGTTTGATATGTTCCTATCCTTATTAGGCTACATAGCGCAAAACGAACGTGAAAAAATCTTAGAAAGACAACGCCAAGGCATCCAGTTAGCTAAACAGCGTGGTGTTTATAAAGGCCGCCCTATCCAATATCATGAACATGCTAAAAATGCTACAGATAGATTAATATACCAAAACGTTAAACGAATGCTTGATGAACAAATTCCTGTTACCCAAATAGCTAAGGAAAATGGTATATCAAGACAGACAGTGTATATTATTCAGAAAAGAATTAGATAA
- a CDS encoding DUF2628 domain-containing protein: MFCKTCGKEVNQNAEFCLNCGVNPQTGNAYCYNCGVNTNPEQVVCVACGVNLEKNVSRNADSNDAKAFCKGCGSKVNEKAEICTSCGINPLNGHNYCQNCGATTTAEQEVCTSCGVRVSGKARNRESSKYTTSDSSYKSYSEYYQNEFSAIEKSNEEYQGKFNLVAFFFTTIWSLTKGMWQLAIIDAVIYLIPFVGIPLSVVFGILVGRKANYLYYRKEKYGEQLPKDWSILFDFINQK, translated from the coding sequence ATGTTTTGTAAAACATGCGGAAAAGAAGTAAATCAAAATGCTGAATTTTGTTTAAACTGTGGGGTAAATCCACAAACCGGAAATGCGTATTGTTATAATTGTGGAGTAAACACAAATCCAGAACAAGTTGTTTGTGTTGCGTGTGGAGTTAATCTTGAAAAAAATGTATCACGTAATGCCGACAGTAATGATGCAAAAGCGTTCTGTAAAGGTTGTGGAAGTAAAGTTAATGAAAAAGCCGAAATATGCACATCTTGTGGTATTAATCCGTTAAACGGACATAATTATTGTCAAAATTGCGGAGCTACAACTACAGCTGAGCAAGAGGTTTGTACATCATGCGGCGTAAGGGTTAGTGGTAAAGCAAGAAATAGAGAATCTTCTAAATATACGACTTCAGACTCTTCATATAAGTCATATTCAGAATATTATCAAAACGAATTTTCTGCTATAGAAAAAAGTAATGAAGAATATCAAGGGAAATTTAACTTGGTGGCATTTTTCTTCACAACAATTTGGTCACTTACGAAAGGTATGTGGCAGCTAGCAATAATTGATGCCGTCATTTATCTCATCCCTTTTGTCGGAATACCGTTATCTGTAGTTTTTGGTATCCTAGTTGGACGTAAGGCGAACTATCTATACTATAGAAAAGAGAAATATGGAGAACAATTACCGAAAGATTGGAGTATATTGTTCGATTTTATTAATCAGAAATAG